The Chitinophaga niabensis genome segment GCGCCATTGGCAATGGTCAGCTGAATGGTTTCATTGCCTTCTATTATCTGATCATCGATACCGTTTACCTGGATAGCAACGCTGTTATCACCTGCAAGTATTACCGCAGTACCACTCAGGTTGGCATAGTCCGTACCATTGATGGCGGTACCTGCTACTGTATAGGTAACGGTAAGGTCCGTTGCAGTTTTGATATTGTTCGGCAGGCTGATGATAAAGCCTGCACCTGATGCTGCTTCCGATACATCGCCATTAGCAGCTACATTCAGTACCAGGTTAGCCGGTGTGTTCTCATCATCCGTGATATTCACGGTGGCATTGCCTGTACCGGTATACGTGATGCCGGCACCGGTTCCGCCGTTGAGGGTGAGTATGACGGTTTCGGTTACTTCAAGTATATCATCATTTAATACCGGAACGGTAACGGTTACACCGGGATCACCTGCACGGATCACTGCAGTACCGCTAAGGGCAGTGTAATCTGCATCCGGTGTGGCTGTACCGCTGATGGTGTAATGCACCGTGATATCATTTGCAGAACGTACAGTCCCTGCCAGGCTGATCACAAAGCTGCCATCTGTAGCGCCTTCTGTTGCATCGCTGCCTTTGGTAACAGTCAGTTCGAGATTGGCAGGTATGGTGCTTTCATCATCCGTGATATTAACAGTTGCGCTGTTGGTACCGGTGTAGGTGAGGCTTGCACTGCTGCCGCCTGCAAGGGTTGCTATCACTGTTTCTGTTGGTTCTATAACATTGTCATTCAGTACATCTACTGATAATGGTATACTGTTATTATTGGCAGGAATGATCACCGTACCGGAGAGGGGAGTGTAATCGGAACCTGGCGTAGCAGTACCCATGATGGTGTAACTCACGGTGATATCTTCTGAAGAAGTTATACCGAAAGGCAGGCTGATGGTAAATCTGCCATTAGTACCTGATTCTGCGCCGTCTAAGTCCTGGGCGATGGTCAGTACCAGGTTAACAGGGTCCTGATCATCGTCTATAATATCCAGGGAAGCTGTTTTATCCGGGCCGGGAACATAGGTTACGCCGCTGGTTTGGGAGCCGCCTGTAACTTCCAGGATAACGGTTTCCGTGCCTTCGATCACGAGGTCGTTGACAGCGGTAACGGGTACGTTTGCAGTACTGTTTCCGGCAGTGATAACAACCGATCCACTGAGAACATTATAGTCGTCAGTGTTTGTAGCAGTACCACTTATAACATAGTTCACCGTGATATCTTCTGTGGATGTTACGCCATCAGGAAGTGATACGATGAAATTACCCGGCGTACCATGCTCTGTGGCATCTGTGTCTTTGATCACTTTCAACAACAGGTTATCCGGTGTGTTGTCATTGTCTTCAATATTTACGGTTACATCGCCGGCGCCTGTATATGTAAGGCTTCCGCCATTACCACCGGTGAGGGTGATGATCACTGTTTCCAGTGGTTCAATTATCTGGTCGTCTATTACCGGAACAGGTATTGTTACAGCATCATCACCGGCTTTGATGATAGCAGTACCGGAGAGTGCAGGATAATCCACATCAGATGTTGCTGTACCACCACTCACAGAATAGCTCACTGTGATATCCTGTGCGGCCACAATATTTGCGGGCAGTGAGAATTTCACATTACCTGGATTGGAACCTTCTTTAGCATCGCTTACTTTACTGATGCTGAGGGTCAGGTTTGCAGGTATGTTGTCTGCATCTGTGATATCCACTGTGGCGCTGTTTGCAGCAGCAAGAGTGAAGCTGAAGCTGGCAGATTGACCACCTGTTATTGTCAGTGTCACTGTTTCAAGACCTTCTAAGATCTGATCTGCGGCGGCGGTCACATCTACATCTATGCTATGATTATTGGCAGGGATCACTACCGTACCTGTTAAGTTAGTATAGTCTGTCCCGTTAGTAGCAGTACCGGCTATTGTATAATTTACCGTTATATCCTCTGCTGATACTGTTGTTGTGCCCGGCAGGCTGATGGTGAATTTACCAATGGTACCGGATTCAACGGCATCGGCGGTTTTAGTCACCGAAAGCTCCAGGTTAGCCGGTGTATTATCGTTATCAAATATCCGGGCTGTAGCCGGAGGACCAAAGGTATAGGTGAAGTTCGGAGAAGTGACGCTGGTGATGGTAACTATCACGTCTTCTGTGCCTTCGATGATATTATCATCTACCACGGCACCTACACTGGTTGTGCCTCCTGTACCTGTTGGGTTAAGTTGAGCTATTCCGCTAAATTGCGCTGCCATCGGTGAGCCGTTAAAGTCCGATCCCAATGCGGCAGTACCGGTTACGGTGTAATTAATTGTTACGTTTTCTGAAGGCACAATCCCCTGTGGTAAACTGTAATTGAACCTAATGCGGCCAAGTTGTCCGGCACCGCCCTCGGTACCTTCATAGCCCACGGTCACATTTACATGACGGTTAGCAGGGGTATTGTCGTTATCTTCAATGTTCACCGTAAGAGGGGCTACACTGGCCCATGTAGCACCAGGATTAAAGCCAGTAAAACTAAAACTACTTAGAGGAGTCAATATCACTGTTTCAGCATTCTCTATAAGAAGATCATTAATTGCATTTACCGGTAGATCTACATAGTTTTTACCCTGATCAATTCGCATAATACCAGGATTAATATAATCCGGATTTGGCAAAGCATTTGGTAGCGCAGCAGTACCAGTTAATGTGTAGTTCCCCGTAATGGAACACTGACAATAGATGTTTGGAGGCAAGCTGACACGGAAGCCACCGATGGTGCCTGATTCTGATGCGTCACCAATTTTCGTAAGGGTCAGCACCGTATTTGCAGGAGTGTTTTCATTATCCGTGATATTCAAACTTGTAGAACGCAAAGCACCAGTGGTAGAAGGAAGGAAAGTAAAGCTGGCAGAATTACCGTCTGTCAGTGTAATTACTACTGTTTCGTTTAATGGTTCTATATATTGATCATCCAACACCATTACGTCTACATCCACACCGTTGTCCCCTGCTCTCAGCACTGCCGTTCCACTTAAGGTAGTATAGTCTGCTCCTCTGGTAGCAGTGCCCCCAATCGTATAATTCACGGTGATATCTTCTGATGAAGTAATGGTAGTACCAGCTTCAAACGAAATATGGAATTTACCGTTGACAAGTGGTGATTCTGCAGCATGGTTCACTCTTACAACCTTCAGTTTATTATAGCTGGGGTTACCGGCATCATTATCCGTAATATTCAGGGACGCAGTTGCACTGCCGGGCGCAGGAGTAAAGGTATTTGTACCGTCTGAACCGCTGATGATGGTAAGGATCACTGTTTCTGTAGCTTCGATCACATTATCATCAATTGGTGTTAGGTCCACATCTACCTGGCCACTGCCTGCAGGAATAATTGCTGTTCCTGTAAATGCAGGATAATCAGCGGGGCTCGTAGCGCTGCCACCAATCGTATAGTTGACAGTGAGGGCGTTAGCGGTCGTAACGCCATTCGGCAGTTGGATAGTGAACCTGCCTGGTGTTGCAGAACCTTCTGTTGCATGAGTGGTAGTGACCACACTTAGGTTCCTGTTATCGGCAGTGTTATCATCATCTGTGATGTCCATCGCAGCTGCCGGCCCGTCAGCGTCATAGTTAAAACCGTTACCGTCTGTTCCCGCAGTAGGTCTCAGTGTGAGGGTAGCTGTTTCTGTGCCTTCAATTATCTTATCGTCAATCACATTAACCGGAAGGTACACGCTGTTCTGATTGGCAGGAAGTGTTATCGTAGATATTGCATAATCGGTATTGCGGGTCGCGGTACCGGTACTCATGTCGTAATGGAGGGTAGTATTAGCGCTGGAAGTATAACCTGTTGGCAGGCTTACCTTAAAACTACCTGGTGTATTAGGTTCTGCTGCATCGCTTATTTTTTCCACCTTCAATTTCTGGTTAGCGGTGGTTGCATCGTTATCGGCAATGGTTATAACAATTTCATCGTTTGCCGGGTCCGGAGGGAAGATGAAGGCATTGCCTCCGCCATCTGTTGCACTACCGGAAAGGATAGTGAAAGTCAGCGGCTCTGTTGGCTCAATGATGTCATCGTCCTTAACAGTCAGGGTAACGGTGACGCTACCCGGAGCACCTGCAGGTATAACAATCGTTCCAAAGCTTTCATAATCCAGGCCGGATATCGCGCCGACTGCGCCTGCGGGCGGATTGGAAACCTTGTAGGCTACGGTTACCGGCCATGCAGAAGTTGCAACGCCGGCCAGCTTCACTGTGAATGTAGCATTGGACCCGGGTTCGGCTGCATTTGTACCGGTAAGCACCTGCAGCGGAGTACTGCTGGCAGCATTGCCGTCAACGATATTAACTATCGCACCGTTTCCGGCAGGATCTATAGTATACGGTTGGGAGGGAGAACCCGCGGCTATGAGGGTTAGTATCACATTTTCCGGCCCCTCGATCAAACCGTCGTTACCTGCGTTCACATCAATCAACACCTCATTGGTACCGGCCGGGATCACAATATTGCCGCCTGAAAGTCCCTGCAGTGTATAATCTGCAGGATTTAGGGCAGAGCCTCCGGTACTAAAGGTTACCGTTATAGCTTCCGAGCTGGTAACGCCCGGAGGTAATGATATCCTGTATTGACCAAATGTGCTGCCTTCAATAGCATCCGAAATTTTTGTCAGCAATACCACCGTGGTATTACCAGGAGTAGCATCATTATCCGTAATGTCAACGGTTGCACTGTTAATTGCCGCCCCTGTGAAGGCATTGGGTCCGGTGAAGCTTGCGGATGTACCACCTGTAACGTTTAAGATCACCGTTTCTGTGCTTTCAATAACCGTGTTGTCGATCACCTTCACGGGAACGTCTACACTGTTGCTATTGGCAGGGATAATAATGGATCCGGTTATTGCTGTGTAATCACTTCCTGGCGTAGCTGTACCTGCTCCTATCGTATAGGAGACAGTGATGGCTTCTGAAGTAAATACGCCCGGAGGCAGGCTTACCCTGAAGGCGCCTGATGTGGAAGGTTCTGCGGCATTGCTCAGCGCAGTAACTGTTATTGTTTTGTTGGCGGGGATATTATCCTCGTCAGTGATATTGATGGTTGCATTTGGGGTTGCGGGATCAGGAGAAAGTGTAAATACTGTGCTTGCACCCTGGGTGGCCACGCCATTAACGATAGTCAGAATAACTGTTTCATTTGGCTCTATCAGATCGTCGTTAACAACGCTGATCGGAACGGTAACGCTGTTCGCATTAGCAGGCAGCGTGATGGTAGTAGCAGGCCCGTTATAGTCAGCACCATGCGTGGCTGTGCCTGTCAGCGTGTAGGTAATGGTGATAGGCAGAGAACTTTCGTAGCTACCTGGCAGTTTGATCGTAAATCCACCGCTGGAAGTTGGTTCGCTGAGGTTTCCATTGCTGGTCACAGCAAGCAGTCTTGTAGCTGCGGTATAATCATTGTCCGCCTGGTAAAGTGTAGCTTTAAAATCAACAGCATCCACCCCGAAGTTTCCTGCTGTTAAAGTTGTACCACCAGCGATGGTCATTATAATTTCTTCTGTCTGCTCTATAAGCTGATCATCTATTCCAATCACATCAACCACTCTGCTGTTCTGACCTGCAGGGATGATAGCTGTACCGGACAGTAACTGGTAATCAACGCCATTGGTAGAAGTACCGCTCATGGTGTAAGTAACCGTAATGTCTTCTGGTGCCAGGGCGCCTGAAGGCAGCGCGATCGTGAAGGTCCCGGTATTGGAAGGTTCGTTCACATTGAGCTGAGCTGTTACATTCAACAGGCGGTTAGCAGGTACATCATCATCATCTGCGATCTGCACAGTAGCATTACCAGCTGCGCCATCAACCGTGTATGTATAATTAGTGGAAGTACCAGGTGATAGGGTGAGGATCACTGTTTCTACGCTTTCAATCTGTGCATCGTTCACGATATTAACGGGAACGGGCACACCGTTCTCCCCGGCAGGGATCACCGCGGTATTGCTTAATGCGATATAATCTGCAGTAGGAGTGGCGGTGCCGCTAATGGTATAAGGCACCGTGATATTCTCTGCTGCCAGTACACCTGGAGGCAGGTGGATGGAGAATCCGCCATGGGTTGCAGGTTCCTGTGCATCTGCTGTTTTCGTTACACTTAGTACACGTTTGTCCGGGGAGTTGGCATCAACAGTTACAGTAGCGGTTTGGGATGTAATACATCCGCTTGGGTTCGTTACGGTATAAGTGATGATGGCTGTTCCGCCGGCTACACCTGTTACAATACCACCGGCATCAACGGTGGCTACGGCTGTGTTGCCGCTGGACCAAACGCCGCCTGGTGTAGTGTTGGAAAGGGTAGTGGTGCCACCCTGGAATAAAGTAAGTGTGCCTGTGATGGCAGGTACTGCGGTTACCGCATTTACTGTTACTGCCAATTGCTGGCTGTTGCTGCAACCATCGCCGTTAGTAACAGTATAGATAATATTAGCTGTGCCTGCTGTAACACCGCTTACCACACCTGTGGTGTTCACAGTAGCAACGGCCGCATCGCTGGTAGACCAAACACCTCCAGGTGTAATGCTGCTCAGGGTTGTAGTGGCGCCTACGCAAACGGTAGCAGTACCGGTTACCGGATCAACGGTTACTGTGCTGCGGGTGATAACTATAGCGTCTGTTCGTGTACATCCATCGGGGTAACTAACTGTTACGCTGTAGGTACCGGGATTGCTTACTACCAGTGTTTTACCTGTGCTGCCGCCAGTCCATGCAAAAGATGCGAGTGGCGAAGCGAAAAACCCGTCGGTATTTAGTGTGTGCGGGAATTCGTTTGCGCAAAGTGTGAGATCAGGTCCAAGCCCGAGAATAGGTGTTGAACCGTTGTATGGTGCAATGTCCCAGTTGGTATTGCCGCCAAGATTTTCACTGTGTTCCAGGGCTTTGAACGGTGTAATACCTGCTGCTGTCATGTTGCGCAGCCTCACGTAGTCAAAAACAACCTGGCCGGCAGTTTTAGTAACTGTATAGGCGCCGGTGGATGAACTGGTGATCTCCGTAAGGTTACAGGGGGTGCCGCTGCCGAACCATTCTTTTGTAATGGTGTTGTTGGAGCCGCTCAGGAAAACATATACCTTACCGGGGGAAAAGATCAGTGTATCGATCGTGTTGCCGGTTCCGTTAATGTAGCCCTTGCCTTTGAACTCCAGCTTACCGATGGTATTGCCGCTGTGAATTTGGGCGGCTGAGGTAGTAAGCGGGTTGGTGAAAATAAATTCTTTCGCGGATATTGAAACGACCCTTATATAGTTTGTGTTGGTAACTCCTGTGTACACTATGTTATAAGCCGCATCGTCCGCGGCGAAGTAGCCTGCAGCGTTTATGAATGACCCGGAAGCCTGTAAAGACTTGTTGGCCCCCTGGTATTCCCAGGCGTTTATATTCAGGGTGGCATTGGTGATATTCATGGTAGTGGTACCATTCTGGTTACCATCACTTATCGCATCCAATGCTATTGTGCGACCGCTTAGATCTAATCCGCCAGACCTCAGATCTATCCTGGTTTGCGGGTTGGAGAAATTATCCGTGAAGCGGAGTGAATACCCTGCTGATTTACCCAGAAACATATCCAGGTTACCCGATGTGTTACCGTTGGAAGTAAAGGTGCTGTTCGTTGTTCCTACAAAATATAGCTGTGCATTGATGGCGACTGTATTGTTCAGGGTCAGGCTGCCCCATACTTCCAAAATGAGGGAGTTGCTGGCTTTGTTGAAAACCGGAGCAAAGGTTGCGCCGGTCCAATCCATATTCCGGCAATAAGCATTTCCCTGGGAAATGGTGACCGTACTACTACCACTGGTAAAACTGCCGGCATCGAAATACACATCGTTCGCTACAGTTGGTACACAGGCTCCACCCGGGCCGCCACTGGTATTACTCCAGTGTGCGGATTCATTCCAGTCGCCCGAGCCACCTACCCAATAGCGCGGGCCGGCAGCGGAAGGGGTTATATTGAAACCGGTATTACCACCTGCATCGGCGCCCGATACTGAGATAGGAACGCCGCTGCCGGTCGCGGTCATGTTCAACAGATAAACATTATTAAAATCCCGTGTAGAAGAAGGGCCGAAGCTGAGTATTGCAGGAGTACCATCTAAATCCCTCAATTCGCCCAGGCCGTTACAATCAGGGCTGTTGAAACGGAAAAGGCCGGTGATGGTCTGTGTGCCCTTGAAATAATAAGTTCTTGAGGGAGCCAGCAACAGATTATTGATCGTATTATTTCCCTGAAATGTGACCCTGCCGCAACGGACATCCAGTGTGCCGATAGTATTACCTCCGTTACCGTTCAGGGCAATAACGGTAGTGGTAGGGCTGGTATTAGTAAATACCAGTTCGCCGATGGTGCTGCCGGTGATGTTAACTGAGTTCAGTGTAGCATCGGAATATACTTTCGGATAGGTAAAACCAGTGCCAAAGCCGTTCACAACAAACCATGCCTTCGCTGTGATAAACGAGCCGGTTCCATTGTTCACGGAAATGGCGTTCCTTGAATCTATTATCCAGTTATTCACCGTGATGTTGGCATTACTGTAGTCTATGGTGCGTACAGTGGTGGTCTGGCTTCTGATCTCATCAATGTTTATTGTACGCCCGGGCATCAGGAGTTTACCGTTGGCTACCCATAAGCTACAGGCAGGGAACGTGAGGTTATCGGTGATAGTGAGTCCGCCGTTTGGACCTGTTTTATCCACATTGATCAATGGAGCGCCCAGGTTGCATCCCTTGGAAGTGAAAGTGGATGCTTCAGTGCCTTTCATCAGATAAGTGCCCCTGGTATATGCTGTATTTGCTCCGGTAAAGGTCATTGTGGGATCCAGCTCTACAGAGCCCCAGATCTCCATCGTATAGCCGGCTATATTTAAAATGGGGGAATTGGTAACATTCGTCCAGGTCATGTTGTGACATCTGGCAGTACTGGTTACAGAAACAGTTTTGCTTGCGTTGGTAAAACCACTATTGGCATCAAACACCACATTATCCGTAGTAAAGGGTACGCAAGCCCCCCCAGCCCCGCCACTGGATGCGCTCCAGTGAGCCTTGTCGTCCCAGTCACCGGCGCCACCTACCCAGTAGAG includes the following:
- a CDS encoding Calx-beta domain-containing protein codes for the protein MKKLILLSTILLLFVSRSFADDYYWVGGAGNWTETTHWASVSGGTPNKSIVPGANDDVYFDANSGLAAGMVVTLPTGAHAYCRNMSWAGVTTAAIFRNLVTTFQLQISGNVELSSTVRYAMSTINFVGNSNATYKTNGAARLGVGYYNPITITKGTGSLTFLDGINENTSISNIVLYTGLLNLSGQTHTIGSLSAGGTTTRSVNISNASVTCLGNWDTRGSNLTFTATNSTVTADMFHSTGLTFDKVFANRDNPDMDINNNTFSELTLASPTSQIGTQRIGANNIISRLEFKGGGRIAGAGNVIGQLILAPGKGYIFHGNNTINTLMQANTADCDALGELRGADANARLTFGAGATADIRNVLITSLTAAGSIIPISVVGVDGGSNTGFNITPRTGGNATLYWVGGAGDWDDKAHWSASSGGAGGACVPFTTDNVVFDANSGFTNASKTVSVTSTARCHNMTWTNVTNSPILNIAGYTMEIWGSVELDPTMTFTGANTAYTRGTYLMKGTEASTFTSKGCNLGAPLINVDKTGPNGGLTITDNLTFPACSLWVANGKLLMPGRTINIDEIRSQTTTVRTIDYSNANITVNNWIIDSRNAISVNNGTGSFITAKAWFVVNGFGTGFTYPKVYSDATLNSVNITGSTIGELVFTNTSPTTTVIALNGNGGNTIGTLDVRCGRVTFQGNNTINNLLLAPSRTYYFKGTQTITGLFRFNSPDCNGLGELRDLDGTPAILSFGPSSTRDFNNVYLLNMTATGSGVPISVSGADAGGNTGFNITPSAAGPRYWVGGSGDWNESAHWSNTSGGPGGACVPTVANDVYFDAGSFTSGSSTVTISQGNAYCRNMDWTGATFAPVFNKASNSLILEVWGSLTLNNTVAINAQLYFVGTTNSTFTSNGNTSGNLDMFLGKSAGYSLRFTDNFSNPQTRIDLRSGGLDLSGRTIALDAISDGNQNGTTTMNITNATLNINAWEYQGANKSLQASGSFINAAGYFAADDAAYNIVYTGVTNTNYIRVVSISAKEFIFTNPLTTSAAQIHSGNTIGKLEFKGKGYINGTGNTIDTLIFSPGKVYVFLSGSNNTITKEWFGSGTPCNLTEITSSSTGAYTVTKTAGQVVFDYVRLRNMTAAGITPFKALEHSENLGGNTNWDIAPYNGSTPILGLGPDLTLCANEFPHTLNTDGFFASPLASFAWTGGSTGKTLVVSNPGTYSVTVSYPDGCTRTDAIVITRSTVTVDPVTGTATVCVGATTTLSSITPGGVWSTSDAAVATVNTTGVVSGVTAGTANIIYTVTNGDGCSNSQQLAVTVNAVTAVPAITGTLTLFQGGTTTLSNTTPGGVWSSGNTAVATVDAGGIVTGVAGGTAIITYTVTNPSGCITSQTATVTVDANSPDKRVLSVTKTADAQEPATHGGFSIHLPPGVLAAENITVPYTISGTATPTADYIALSNTAVIPAGENGVPVPVNIVNDAQIESVETVILTLSPGTSTNYTYTVDGAAGNATVQIADDDDVPANRLLNVTAQLNVNEPSNTGTFTIALPSGALAPEDITVTYTMSGTSTNGVDYQLLSGTAIIPAGQNSRVVDVIGIDDQLIEQTEEIIMTIAGGTTLTAGNFGVDAVDFKATLYQADNDYTAATRLLAVTSNGNLSEPTSSGGFTIKLPGSYESSLPITITYTLTGTATHGADYNGPATTITLPANANSVTVPISVVNDDLIEPNETVILTIVNGVATQGASTVFTLSPDPATPNATINITDEDNIPANKTITVTALSNAAEPSTSGAFRVSLPPGVFTSEAITVSYTIGAGTATPGSDYTAITGSIIIPANSNSVDVPVKVIDNTVIESTETVILNVTGGTSASFTGPNAFTGAAINSATVDITDNDATPGNTTVVLLTKISDAIEGSTFGQYRISLPPGVTSSEAITVTFSTGGSALNPADYTLQGLSGGNIVIPAGTNEVLIDVNAGNDGLIEGPENVILTLIAAGSPSQPYTIDPAGNGAIVNIVDGNAASSTPLQVLTGTNAAEPGSNATFTVKLAGVATSAWPVTVAYKVSNPPAGAVGAISGLDYESFGTIVIPAGAPGSVTVTLTVKDDDIIEPTEPLTFTILSGSATDGGGNAFIFPPDPANDEIVITIADNDATTANQKLKVEKISDAAEPNTPGSFKVSLPTGYTSSANTTLHYDMSTGTATRNTDYAISTITLPANQNSVYLPVNVIDDKIIEGTETATLTLRPTAGTDGNGFNYDADGPAAAMDITDDDNTADNRNLSVVTTTHATEGSATPGRFTIQLPNGVTTANALTVNYTIGGSATSPADYPAFTGTAIIPAGSGQVDVDLTPIDDNVIEATETVILTIISGSDGTNTFTPAPGSATASLNITDNDAGNPSYNKLKVVRVNHAAESPLVNGKFHISFEAGTTITSSEDITVNYTIGGTATRGADYTTLSGTAVLRAGDNGVDVDVMVLDDQYIEPLNETVVITLTDGNSASFTFLPSTTGALRSTSLNITDNENTPANTVLTLTKIGDASESGTIGGFRVSLPPNIYCQCSITGNYTLTGTAALPNALPNPDYINPGIMRIDQGKNYVDLPVNAINDLLIENAETVILTPLSSFSFTGFNPGATWASVAPLTVNIEDNDNTPANRHVNVTVGYEGTEGGAGQLGRIRFNYSLPQGIVPSENVTINYTVTGTAALGSDFNGSPMAAQFSGIAQLNPTGTGGTTSVGAVVDDNIIEGTEDVIVTITSVTSPNFTYTFGPPATARIFDNDNTPANLELSVTKTADAVESGTIGKFTISLPGTTTVSAEDITVNYTIAGTATNGTDYTNLTGTVVIPANNHSIDVDVTAAADQILEGLETVTLTITGGQSASFSFTLAAANSATVDITDADNIPANLTLSISKVSDAKEGSNPGNVKFSLPANIVAAQDITVSYSVSGGTATSDVDYPALSGTAIIKAGDDAVTIPVPVIDDQIIEPLETVIITLTGGNGGSLTYTGAGDVTVNIEDNDNTPDNLLLKVIKDTDATEHGTPGNFIVSLPDGVTSTEDITVNYVISGTATNTDDYNVLSGSVVITAGNSTANVPVTAVNDLVIEGTETVILEVTGGSQTSGVTYVPGPDKTASLDIIDDDQDPVNLVLTIAQDLDGAESGTNGRFTISLPFGITSSEDITVSYTIMGTATPGSDYTPLSGTVIIPANNNSIPLSVDVLNDNVIEPTETVIATLAGGSSASLTYTGTNSATVNITDDESTIPANLELTVTKGSDATEGATDGSFVISLAGTVRSANDITVHYTISGTATPDADYTALSGTAVIRAGDPGVTVTVPVLNDDILEVTETVILTLNGGTGAGITYTGTGNATVNITDDENTPANLVLNVAANGDVSEAASGAGFIISLPNNIKTATDLTVTYTVAGTAINGTDYANLSGTAVILAGDNSVAIQVNGIDDQIIEGNETIQLTIANGATPTGLLLTPGANSTATIHLIDDDNNLNIVVSATPSVAEPSTAGKFTISLAGGKAPAKDVTVRYTITGTATTAADYTALSSTAVILAGNTSVDVNLTVLDDELIEPTETVIMTIDGGSSTDLTYTVGAPNTATINITDTDATGNLVLDVTASKPNADEVGNHGEFTISIANGKRTAEPVTVQYTISGTATPNADYQPITGSIIIPAGANSIAVPVQVINDLLVEDPETVILTISGGQSTSFTYTAGAADQATVTITSEDIPAGDLIITKELVAPATGPYRIGQEITYRITVSNIGNALASGVVVTDTLAMQLGLPSGTTPERGSVNVTANRLVIWTIGDVAQGSTVQLEIRVRITEGGELVAGSEVGSGSLDPDMTNNKAFLRLQVEGQDMNFPNVFTPNGDGKNEKFVIGGIEKYPGAKLQVFNRWGSQVYRSNDYRNDWNGSGLNEGTYFYILEVNKPAGMKSYKGWVLIVR